The Corynebacterium coyleae genome segment CGTGAAGGACGACTACCCGTGCCTAGTCAAAGCCTGCCTTAATTTGTGATTTGCAGGAAGGTAAAGAGAAATGTGTTCACGCGTACAACGGGGGAGCGTGCAGGGGTTTGTTTGGCTAGCGGTACTGCGCTGCAAACCTCCCGCTCGTGCGGTGAAACACCAATATTTGTTGCCTGAAAATGAGTGATTCCTGTGGGACAATCAGGCGTCTACAGATTCATAAGGAAGCAACGATGACTGACACCTCAGAGATCCTCGATTCGATCACGCCGAAGCAAACTGCCAAGGTCAATAGCCTCAATGCCGCCATTTGGCAGACTGCCGACGATTACCTCCGCTTGATCGTTCCGGCCGAGAATTACGGTGACTACATCATTCCGTTCACGGTGCTGCGCCGTCTCGAGGGGCGACTGGAATCGACGAAGAAAGACGTTCTGGATCTTGTTCACCGGGAGAACGTGAAGGGGACAGACCCATCGATTGTGAATCTCATGATCGAGAGCATGTTCAAGCTTCGCTTTTGGAACACCTCGGAACTCTCGCTTGAGCGCCTGGCTACCTCCGACGACACGTTGAAGGAAGGATTAGGTCAGTACCTCAGGGCGTTCTCTGCAAATATCCAAGAGATCTGGAAAGCGTTCGAGTTTGAGAAACTCATCGACTTCCTTGACCGCAATAACCAACTCTGGAATGTGGTGAACCACTTCGCGTCCATCGACATGTCTGACGAGGCGCTCCAGGATCAGACGATGGGCGACATCTTTGAAAACCTGATGTATCGCTCGTTTGCCCGAAAGGCGAAAGACGCTGGTGAGTTCTATACCCCGCGCGATGCGATTCGCCTGATGACGTCCATCCTGTTCACCTCGGATGACGCGGAACTGGAAGAGGACGGCATCATCCGTTCCGTCTACGACCCCACCGCCGGTACGTGCGGCATGCTCATTGCCGCACGTGATGCGCTCCGGGCTATCAACCCAGGTATTGACATCGTCGTTGCAGGACAAGAGCTCAAGGAATCTTCCTTCGCTATGGGCAAGTCTGACTTGCTCATGCAGGGGTTTAAAAATCCAGAAGTGTTGAAGTTTGGCAACTCTCTGACCAACGATCAGTTCGCCGATGAAACCTTTGACTACATCATGGCGAACCCGCCGTACGGCTCTTCCTGGAAGGCGTTCCAGAAGGACGTCAAAGCGCTCCAGGAGCAGGGCGATCCACGTTTTGCGGAGGGGCTACCCGCAGTCAGCGACGGGCAGATGTTGTTTTTGATGCATATTGCGCACAAACTCGCTGCCGCAGAAGGCGCAACGAAGGGTGGACGCGCCGCCGTAGTTACTAACGGCTCGCCACTGTTTACCGGAGATGCGGAAAGCGGTCCGGACAGCATCCGCAAGTACTTGATCGGTGCACAAGGCGGCGTTGAAGTGCTGGACGCGATCATCGCGCTGCCGAACGACATGTTCTACAACACCGGTATTGCCACTTACATCTGGATTCTTGATCGCAACAAGGAGCCACGTCGCCGTGGCAAGATCCAGTTCATTGATGCCACCGAGATTTGCGCACCGATGCGTAAGTCGATGGGTAATAAACGCGTCGAGTTCACGGAAGACAACATCCGCGAGATCACGAAGACCTACAAAGACTTCGAGGAAAACGATCGCTCCATCATCGTTACTGCCGATGATCTGACTTACCGCGATGTGCCGATGTTTAAGTTGGCGCACTACGCGGTGAGTGTCACGGATGAAACTGTGGCAGAAGCGATGAAGCACAAGTCCGCATTCCCGGAGCATGAAGCAGTCATCCGCGAAATGGAAGGCCGTGAGTACAACGATCTCCCGAAGGCGCTGAAGACTGCTGCTAAGGAACATGGTGTGAAGATGGGCGCTCCGTTGCTCAAGCACATCATGAAAGCGCTTGCCGTTGAAGATGAGAACGCACCAGCCTCTCTCGACGAGAAGGGCAATCCGGTCGTAGATGCATCGACCAAGGTGATCGAGCGTGTGCCGTACCTAGAGGATGTTTCCGAGCATATGGAGCGTGAAGTGCTCCCGTTTGTCCCGGATATGCAGTGGGATGAGTCCTTGGCGAAGGTGGGGACAGAGTTGCCGTTGACGCGCCTGTTTTACAAGCCAGAGGAGTCTCGCTCCTTGGAGGAATTGGACGCAGATATTGCTGCGTCTCTGAACCGGATTTACGACCTGTTCAGGGAGGTGCGGGCCGATGACTGAGTTCACCGATTACGTAAGAGCGTTTCTTGCTTTTGATTTCAGAAACGGGAAAGACTGGGCCGAGGTCGCTGATCCTGAAGGCCAGTATCCAGTTTACGGGTCAGGCGGTGCGTTTGGGCATGCCAACCATTATCTGTACGACGGGGAAGCAGTACTTTTTGGGCGCAAGGGAACCCTGGACAGGCCTCTCTACGTTAATGAGAAGTTTTGGACTGTGGACACAATGTATTACGCGATACCTAAGAGTGGGTATGACGGAAAATTTCTCTATTACTGGGCGCAGACCATCCCGTTTGACTTAATTTCCACACAGACTGCGATCCCCAGTATGACATCTTCGGACCTCGGGAGGCAGAGGGTTCCATACTTAGCTCTCGAAACCCAGCGCCGTATCGCTGACTATCTCGATAAGGAAATTAGCGAGATGGACGCGATGATCGATGAGTTTGAGGGACTAGTCAATTCACTCGGTATTAGAAAGCGTCTCTTGATTGACAGCATTTTTGATCAGAATGTGCCTAGACT includes the following:
- a CDS encoding type I restriction-modification system subunit M, producing the protein MTDTSEILDSITPKQTAKVNSLNAAIWQTADDYLRLIVPAENYGDYIIPFTVLRRLEGRLESTKKDVLDLVHRENVKGTDPSIVNLMIESMFKLRFWNTSELSLERLATSDDTLKEGLGQYLRAFSANIQEIWKAFEFEKLIDFLDRNNQLWNVVNHFASIDMSDEALQDQTMGDIFENLMYRSFARKAKDAGEFYTPRDAIRLMTSILFTSDDAELEEDGIIRSVYDPTAGTCGMLIAARDALRAINPGIDIVVAGQELKESSFAMGKSDLLMQGFKNPEVLKFGNSLTNDQFADETFDYIMANPPYGSSWKAFQKDVKALQEQGDPRFAEGLPAVSDGQMLFLMHIAHKLAAAEGATKGGRAAVVTNGSPLFTGDAESGPDSIRKYLIGAQGGVEVLDAIIALPNDMFYNTGIATYIWILDRNKEPRRRGKIQFIDATEICAPMRKSMGNKRVEFTEDNIREITKTYKDFEENDRSIIVTADDLTYRDVPMFKLAHYAVSVTDETVAEAMKHKSAFPEHEAVIREMEGREYNDLPKALKTAAKEHGVKMGAPLLKHIMKALAVEDENAPASLDEKGNPVVDASTKVIERVPYLEDVSEHMEREVLPFVPDMQWDESLAKVGTELPLTRLFYKPEESRSLEELDADIAASLNRIYDLFREVRADD